The following coding sequences are from one Arthrobacter sp. 24S4-2 window:
- a CDS encoding 2-oxo acid dehydrogenase subunit E2 — protein MGEFRMPSLGADMEHGKMVEWLVKPGDFVHRGDVVAVVDTDKTVMDVESFEEGVVAELLVDVGTTVPIGTPLARITQTPDDGAGQAVARPAGTQAKPGPETAEAAGAAAEPESPAAAGAPVPPPVRHLAHQLGVDTSGIRGTGKRGTVTRADVEHAAAAAPHRAPAAPSGVPVSPGARVRSSPRARRLADQLGVDIGTVPGTGPDGAVTEADIQRAVSGPGASVPAKEAPGAVLAPPGEGALPAEEAPPSEAQDRLSSLRRAIGSLMTRSKKTIPHYYLSTTLDLRAAIAWMQLVNEQRPVASRLVPSALLLKATALAAREVPEVNGFFTDGVFRPSRSVHLGVAVALRHGGLVAPAIHDADTLAVDVLMQQLRDLVSRARAGRLQRSEMADPTLTVTNLGDLGVEAVYGVIYPPQVAMVGLGKVVEQAWAHDGMLGVRPAVTATLSADHRVSDGLRGGRFLARIDELLQKPEEL, from the coding sequence GTGGGTGAATTCCGGATGCCCTCCCTTGGTGCGGACATGGAGCACGGCAAGATGGTGGAGTGGCTGGTCAAGCCGGGAGACTTCGTGCACCGCGGCGATGTAGTGGCCGTTGTGGACACGGACAAGACCGTGATGGATGTGGAGTCCTTCGAAGAGGGCGTCGTGGCCGAACTCCTGGTGGATGTTGGCACCACGGTTCCCATCGGCACTCCCTTGGCACGGATTACCCAGACCCCCGACGACGGCGCCGGTCAGGCAGTCGCGCGGCCTGCAGGCACGCAGGCGAAGCCGGGTCCGGAAACGGCCGAGGCAGCAGGCGCGGCCGCAGAGCCGGAAAGCCCTGCCGCGGCAGGTGCGCCTGTTCCTCCCCCGGTCCGGCACCTGGCACACCAGCTTGGGGTGGATACGTCAGGGATCCGCGGCACGGGCAAGCGCGGCACGGTCACCCGCGCCGACGTGGAACACGCTGCAGCCGCCGCGCCCCATCGGGCCCCGGCGGCTCCGTCAGGTGTTCCGGTCTCCCCTGGGGCCCGGGTGCGGTCCTCGCCGCGCGCCCGGCGGCTGGCGGACCAGCTCGGCGTCGACATCGGCACCGTGCCGGGGACGGGACCGGATGGCGCCGTAACGGAAGCCGACATCCAGCGTGCCGTGAGCGGGCCCGGGGCATCTGTTCCTGCGAAGGAGGCGCCGGGTGCGGTGCTGGCCCCGCCCGGGGAAGGTGCGCTCCCCGCGGAGGAGGCGCCGCCGTCGGAAGCGCAGGACCGCTTGTCCAGCCTCCGGCGGGCCATCGGCTCGCTGATGACCCGGTCCAAGAAGACCATTCCGCACTACTACCTCAGCACCACGCTGGACCTGCGCGCCGCCATCGCGTGGATGCAACTGGTCAACGAACAGCGGCCGGTGGCCTCGCGGCTGGTCCCCTCGGCGCTGTTGTTGAAGGCAACTGCTCTGGCCGCCCGGGAGGTTCCCGAAGTCAACGGCTTCTTCACCGACGGAGTGTTCCGGCCGAGCAGATCCGTGCACCTCGGCGTTGCCGTGGCCCTGCGGCACGGCGGTCTGGTAGCACCAGCCATCCACGACGCCGACACCCTGGCCGTGGATGTCCTGATGCAGCAGCTGCGGGACCTGGTCAGCCGGGCGCGTGCCGGGCGGCTGCAGCGTTCGGAAATGGCCGATCCCACGCTCACGGTCACGAATCTGGGCGACCTCGGGGTGGAGGCTGTTTACGGCGTCATCTATCCGCCGCAGGTGGCCATGGTGGGTCTGGGCAAGGTGGTGGAGCAAGCCTGGGCACACGACGGGATGCTCGGCGTGCGGCCTGCTGTCACCGCCACCCTGTCCGCCGACCACCGGGTCAGCGACGGGCTCCGGGGCGGCCGCTTCCTGGCCCGCATCGACGAACTGCTGCAAAAACCGGAGGAGCTATGA
- a CDS encoding alpha-ketoacid dehydrogenase subunit beta, which translates to MKTTYREAMRAAIRDALQRDERVFLMGEDVGAYGGCFAVSLGLFEEFGPERIRDTPLSESGFVGAGIGAALGGMRPIVEIMTVNFSLLALDQLVNNAATLLHMSGGQFNVPLVIRMTTGAGRQLGAQHSHSLEGWYAHIPGLRILTPATLEDARGMLWTALEDPDPVLIFEHGTLYNVAGDLADDAGPVDISTAAVRRPGKDISLITYGGTLPVVLDAAARLAADGIDAEVLDLRVLRPLDDAAILGSVAKTHRAVVVDEGWRSGSISAELSARITESAFFDLDAPVGRVCSAEVPLPYAKHQELAALPTAERIVAAAREAVGARG; encoded by the coding sequence ATGAAGACCACCTACCGCGAAGCGATGCGGGCAGCCATCAGGGATGCCCTCCAGCGCGACGAACGGGTGTTCCTCATGGGTGAGGATGTTGGCGCGTATGGCGGGTGCTTCGCCGTGAGCCTTGGCCTGTTCGAGGAGTTCGGTCCGGAACGGATCCGGGACACTCCGCTGTCCGAATCCGGCTTCGTCGGCGCAGGCATCGGGGCCGCCTTGGGCGGGATGCGGCCCATTGTTGAGATCATGACCGTCAATTTCAGCCTGCTGGCCCTGGACCAGCTGGTGAACAACGCGGCCACGCTGCTGCACATGTCCGGCGGGCAGTTCAACGTTCCCCTGGTCATCCGGATGACCACCGGTGCGGGCCGCCAGCTGGGCGCCCAGCACTCGCACAGCCTGGAGGGGTGGTACGCGCACATCCCGGGCCTGCGGATCCTCACTCCCGCAACCCTTGAGGACGCCCGCGGGATGCTGTGGACGGCGTTGGAAGACCCGGATCCGGTGCTGATCTTCGAGCACGGCACCCTGTACAACGTGGCCGGGGACCTCGCTGACGACGCCGGCCCCGTGGATATCAGCACAGCTGCCGTCCGCCGCCCCGGCAAGGACATTTCGCTCATCACCTACGGCGGAACGTTGCCGGTAGTGCTCGACGCCGCCGCCCGGCTGGCAGCCGACGGCATCGACGCCGAGGTGCTCGATTTGCGCGTGCTGCGCCCGCTCGACGACGCCGCCATCCTGGGCAGCGTGGCCAAGACCCACCGCGCCGTTGTGGTGGACGAAGGCTGGCGGAGCGGCAGCATCTCCGCCGAACTCAGTGCAAGAATCACCGAAAGCGCCTTCTTCGACCTGGACGCCCCCGTGGGCCGCGTCTGCAGCGCCGAAGTGCCGCTGCCCTACGCCAAACACCAGGAGCTGGCAGCACTTCCCACGGCCGAACGCATCGTGGCTGCTGCCCGGGAGGCGGTAGGGGCCCGTGGGTGA
- the pdhA gene encoding pyruvate dehydrogenase (acetyl-transferring) E1 component subunit alpha has translation MTGTSSRGTGSAESGHARHLLHQMLRVRRLEEQCVELYSAAKIRGFLHVYIGEEAVAAGVMSTLGPDDAVVATYREHGHALLRGVPAGAILAEMYGYVEGCCRGRGGSMHLFDAATRFYGGNAIVAGGLPLAVGLALADKMSGRSRVTACFFGEGAVAEGAFHESLNLAALWQLPVLFCCENNLYAMGTALARSESQTDIALKAAGYEIASWSADGMDVLAVEEAARRAVDAVRAGGGPHFLELRTYRFRAHSMFDPERYREKTEVSRWMERDPINSLRNALEAAGQLTEKDWKSIQQDVEAEVKAAVEFAEAGTLEPVEDLTRFVYSERSPQ, from the coding sequence ATGACCGGCACATCATCGCGCGGCACGGGAAGCGCGGAATCCGGCCATGCACGCCACCTGCTCCACCAGATGCTGCGGGTGCGTCGGCTCGAGGAGCAGTGCGTGGAGCTCTACAGTGCGGCCAAGATCCGCGGATTCCTGCACGTCTACATCGGTGAGGAAGCGGTGGCCGCAGGTGTGATGAGCACCCTGGGTCCGGACGACGCCGTGGTGGCAACGTACAGGGAACACGGCCACGCGCTGCTGCGCGGCGTACCCGCCGGAGCCATCCTGGCCGAAATGTACGGCTATGTGGAGGGCTGCTGCCGTGGCCGCGGCGGTTCGATGCACCTGTTCGACGCTGCCACCCGCTTCTATGGCGGCAACGCGATCGTGGCGGGCGGGCTGCCGCTGGCCGTGGGCCTGGCGCTCGCCGACAAGATGTCAGGGCGCTCCAGGGTGACCGCCTGCTTCTTCGGCGAAGGCGCCGTGGCCGAGGGCGCATTCCACGAAAGCCTCAACCTCGCCGCGCTGTGGCAGCTGCCCGTCCTGTTCTGCTGCGAAAACAACCTGTATGCCATGGGCACCGCGCTGGCCCGCTCCGAATCGCAGACCGATATTGCCCTCAAGGCGGCCGGCTACGAGATTGCCTCGTGGTCCGCGGACGGGATGGATGTGCTTGCCGTCGAAGAGGCTGCGCGGCGCGCAGTGGACGCCGTCCGGGCCGGAGGCGGACCGCATTTCCTTGAGCTGCGGACCTACCGGTTCAGGGCCCACTCCATGTTCGATCCCGAACGATACCGGGAAAAGACGGAGGTCTCCCGCTGGATGGAGCGCGATCCGATCAACTCGCTGCGGAACGCGTTGGAAGCTGCCGGGCAGTTGACGGAAAAGGACTGGAAATCCATCCAGCAGGACGTGGAGGCCGAAGTGAAGGCCGCGGTGGAATTCGCCGAAGCGGGCACGCTGGAGCCGGTTGAGGATCTGACCCGGTTCGTCTACAGCGAACGGAGCCCGCAATGA
- the acsA gene encoding acetate--CoA ligase yields MTAGTAPSTRWPAIPKDIRGLAVRPNMVDYDASRAAFSWDEARHALSGLPDGGINIAYEAVDRHAAGERAGHEALRFIRADGTARSLTYAELAEQTGRFAGVLHGLGIGRGERVFSLMGRSPELYVAVLGTLKNASVFCPLFSAFGPEPVRQRLHLGSGRALVTTRALYRRKVAQIRDELPELEHVLLIDAEGLPDPGTLDLAELMRDAQPRETVPTRAEEMALLHFTSGTTGTPKGAIHVHDAVTAHRATGFFALDLHPDDVYWCTADPGWVTGTSYGVIAPLTHGVTTIVDEEEMDADRWYRILAEQRVTVWYTAPTALRMLMKAGADHAAGHDLSALRFVASVGEPLNPEVVVWGQEAFGQPVHDNWWQTETGGIMISNYPAMEIRPGSMGRPLPGVEAAIVARDQNGKAVLRNGEAVLVTEPEGVGELALRPGWPSMFRGYLHEDERYRRCFAGGWYLTGDLAKKDADGYFWFVGRGDDVIKSSGHLIGPFEVESSLMEHEAVAEAGVIGVPDPVAGEVVKAFVELRTGWQPSEALRLDIIGFARKRLGPAVAPRLLDFTEALPKTRSGKILRRLLKARELGLPEGDTSTIESPPGHYPGAPS; encoded by the coding sequence GCATCAACATTGCCTACGAGGCCGTGGACCGCCACGCCGCGGGCGAACGGGCAGGTCATGAAGCGCTGCGCTTCATTCGCGCCGACGGTACCGCCCGTTCGTTGACTTACGCAGAGCTGGCGGAACAGACCGGACGGTTTGCCGGCGTCCTGCACGGGCTGGGAATCGGCCGCGGGGAACGTGTCTTTTCGCTCATGGGCCGCAGCCCGGAGTTGTACGTGGCGGTCTTGGGAACGCTCAAGAACGCCAGCGTGTTCTGCCCCCTCTTTTCCGCCTTCGGCCCGGAGCCTGTCCGTCAGCGTCTTCACCTGGGATCCGGCCGTGCCTTGGTCACCACTCGGGCACTGTACCGGCGGAAGGTTGCCCAGATACGGGACGAGCTGCCGGAGCTGGAGCACGTGCTGCTGATCGATGCTGAGGGCCTGCCGGACCCCGGAACCCTGGATCTGGCCGAACTGATGCGGGACGCGCAGCCGCGGGAAACCGTTCCGACCCGCGCCGAAGAAATGGCCCTGCTGCACTTCACCAGCGGCACCACCGGCACCCCCAAAGGGGCTATCCATGTGCACGACGCCGTCACGGCGCACCGCGCCACCGGCTTCTTTGCACTGGACCTCCACCCGGACGACGTCTACTGGTGCACGGCCGATCCCGGCTGGGTCACGGGCACCTCCTACGGTGTGATCGCTCCCCTTACCCACGGGGTGACCACCATCGTGGACGAAGAGGAGATGGACGCGGACAGGTGGTACCGGATCCTCGCCGAGCAGCGCGTCACCGTCTGGTACACCGCCCCCACCGCGCTGCGCATGCTGATGAAGGCCGGTGCCGACCATGCGGCAGGGCACGATCTGTCCGCACTGCGGTTTGTGGCCAGCGTAGGCGAGCCGCTCAATCCCGAAGTGGTGGTGTGGGGCCAGGAAGCCTTTGGCCAGCCTGTCCATGACAACTGGTGGCAGACCGAAACCGGCGGCATCATGATTTCGAACTACCCCGCCATGGAGATCCGGCCCGGCTCCATGGGCCGGCCCCTGCCCGGCGTCGAGGCCGCCATTGTGGCCCGGGACCAGAACGGCAAAGCGGTGCTCCGGAACGGCGAGGCCGTCCTCGTGACCGAACCGGAAGGGGTGGGCGAACTGGCCCTCCGTCCGGGCTGGCCCTCCATGTTCCGCGGCTACCTCCACGAAGACGAGCGGTACCGGCGTTGCTTTGCCGGCGGCTGGTACCTCACCGGGGACCTCGCGAAGAAGGACGCCGACGGGTACTTCTGGTTCGTCGGCAGGGGCGACGACGTCATCAAGTCCTCCGGGCACCTGATCGGCCCGTTCGAGGTGGAGAGCTCGCTGATGGAGCACGAAGCGGTGGCCGAGGCAGGGGTGATCGGCGTCCCCGATCCCGTTGCCGGCGAAGTGGTCAAGGCCTTCGTGGAGCTTCGCACAGGGTGGCAGCCCTCGGAGGCGCTCAGGCTGGACATCATCGGCTTCGCCCGCAAACGGCTGGGCCCGGCGGTGGCTCCCCGGCTTCTGGATTTCACCGAGGCGCTGCCCAAGACCCGGAGCGGCAAGATCCTCAGGCGGCTCCTGAAGGCCCGCGAACTCGGCCTGCCCGAAGGTGACACCTCAACAATCGAGTCACCTCCCGGCCACTATCCGGGAGCACCCTCATGA